A single region of the Serinus canaria isolate serCan28SL12 chromosome 1, serCan2020, whole genome shotgun sequence genome encodes:
- the CHAMP1 gene encoding chromosome alignment-maintaining phosphoprotein 1 has protein sequence MDMLQILRKSTERLECDYCSFRGTDYENIQIHMGTVHPEYCDEMDAAGLGKLIFYQKSAKLFHCHKCFFTSKMYCNVYYHIKAQHAAPEKWNEEQKEQQVEGDSDSSKKSVTCEPQKPTLSPESGKPALSPELPKSEPVVSPKLQKSSVSPEPQKSAQVTSPEPEKSVQTVSPDPEKSAQATSPDPEKLASSVSPDPQKPSPAVSPDPQKPSPVMSPDPQKPSPAVSPDPQKPAPAVSPEPRRHSPATSPEPRRHSPAISPEPRRHSPAVSPEPRRYSPAVSPEPKKPPPAVSPEPRRYAPAGSPEPRRHPSQMRRPASASSPESRRPASAVSPESWRPGPTVSPEPWRSSPHEVQKSSTVSPWASKPAMSVSVESRRSAPESRRPGSVVLPEPRRLVSDSCKSTSFSESQKSTLVSSEPWKPISSVYPEGWKPVLSPDTWKHSPPVSPELRKSSHAVSSDSWKPSFFPEVRKPGVSVSPESWKLSESRKSMYFSETQKSTSAASSEIQKRAHFPEPRKRVLFPETRKSNPTASTDVQKRAVFSEPQNQTPTSAVSTEGQKQALCSEAQKSTLVSSEVQKHALFSEAQKLTSISSEVQESTSFLESQKSTSPEVQKHGLFTESQKPTPVSPETLKQAVFTDCQKSAVSPEVQKHAVFSEMQKPAAALSSDVQRHAETTVPSEIQKNILFSEPHKPALGFFSEPQTPSESGESDFLSHSLDDQKPLDDLFSQDDQSILAKESPEHMLYSCPKKKPKKENQENSDSELNSSECGKPMVDSMEIKEQESNSDQEQYDMESSDYSKESKMDATTPTQPQCVLQFTEEKEAFISEEEIAKYMKRGKGKYYCKICCCRAMKKGAVLHHLVNKHNVQSPYKCKICGKAFLLESLLKNHVAAHGQSLLKCPRCNFESNFPRGFKKHLTHCQSRHSDDTPKKHLDSLEPLEEQI, from the coding sequence ATGGACATGTTGCAGATACTACGTAAAAGCACAGAGCGCTTGGAATGTGACTACTGCAGCTTCAGGGGAACTGACTATGAAAACATACAAATTCATATGGGTACCGTTCACCCAGAGTATTGTGATGAAATGGATGCTGCTGGTTTGGGTAAACTTATATTTTATCAAAAAAGTGCAAAACTGTTTCACTGCCATAAATGTTTCTTTACCAGCAAGATGTATTGCAACGTATATTATCACATCAAAGCACAGCATGCAGCACCTGAGAAGTGGAACGAAGAGCAGAAAGAGCAACAGGTAGAAGGAGATTCGGATTCGTCCAAGAAAAGTGTCACGTGTGAGCCACAGAAACCTACCCTCTCCCCTGAGTCAGGCAAACCTGCCCTTTCTCCTGAGCTCCCCAAATCAGAACCCGTTGTTTCCCCCAAGCTTCAGAAATCTTCTGTGTCTCCAGAGCCCCAGAAGTCTGCTCAGGTGACTTCCCCAGAGCCAGAGAAATCAGTCCAGACTGTGTCCCCAGATCCAGAAAAGTCAGCCCAGGCCACATCTCCCGATCCAGAGAAGTTAGCCTCATCTGTGTCTCCTGACCCACAGAAGccatctcctgctgtgtctCCTGACCCACAGAAGCCATCTCCTGTCATGTCTCCTGACCCACAGAAGccatctcctgctgtgtcccccgACCCACAGAAGCCAGCCCCGGCCGTGTCACCAGAGCCCCGGCGGCACTCCCCAGCAACGTCTCCAGAGCCCCGTCGGCATTCCCCTGCCATATCGCCTGAGCCCCGGCGCCATTCTCCTGCTGTGTCTCCAGAACCCCGCAGATACTCCCCAGCTGTGTCACCAGAGCCAAAGAAACCTCctccagcagtgtcccctgaACCACGGAGGTACGCCCCAGCTGGGTCTCCTGAGCCGCGCAGGCATCCCTCTCAAATGCGTAGGCCCGCTTCTGCTTCTTCTCCGGAAAGCCGGAGGCCTGCTTCTGCAGTTTCGCCGGAGTCGTGGAGACCTGGTCCAACTGTTTCCCCTGAGCCCTGGAGGTCTTCACCTCATGAAGTGCAGAAGTCTTCCACAGTTTCTCCCTGGGCTTCAAAGCCTGCCATGTCGGTGTCCGTAGAATCCCGGAGGTCTGCCCCTGAGTCCCGAAGGCCTGGTTCGGTTGTGTTGCCAGAACCTAGGAGGCTGGTTTCTGATTCGTGTAAGTCTACGTCCTTTTCTGAATCCCAGAAGTCTACTCTTGTTTCTTCTGAGCCCTGGAAACCCATCTCATCTGTTTACCCCGAAGGCTGGAAACCTGTTCTGTCCCCTGACACATGGAAGCATTCTCCCCCTGTTTCTCCTGAACTTCGAAAGTCCAGTCACGCTGTTTCCTCTGACTCTTGGAagccttctttctttcctgaggTCCGTAAGCCTGGTGTTTCAGTGTCTCCTGAATCTTGGAAACTCTCTGAGTCACGGAAATCtatgtatttttctgaaactcagaaatccacctctgctgcttcaTCTGAGATTCAGAAACGGGCTCATTTCCCTGAGCCTCGGAAAAGAGTGTTGTTCCCAGAGACTCGTAAATCTAATCCTACTGCTTCTACTGATGTCCAGAAACGTGCTGTCTTTTCTGAGCCCCAGAATCAGACGCCTACTTCTGCTGTTTCTACTGAAGGTCAAAAACAAGCTCTGTGTTCTGAAGCCCAAAAATCCACTCTTGTTTCTTCTGAAGTCCAGAAGCATGCCCTGTTTTCTGAAGCCCAAAAACTCACTTCCATTTCCTCTGAAGTTCAGGAGTCTACTTCCTTTTTAGAGTCTCAGAAATCCACATCTCCTGAAGTTCAGAAACATGGCCTCTTTACTGAGTCCCAGAAACCTACTCCTGTTTCTCCTGAGACACTCAAGCAAGCTGTTTTCACAGACTGCCAGAAATCTGCTGTTTCTCCTGAAGTTCAAAAGCATGCTGTATTTTCTGAGATGCAgaagcctgctgctgctctatCCTCTGATGTCCAGAGACATGCTGAAACTACTGTACCTTCTGAAATCCAGAAGAACATCCTGTTTTCCGAGCCTCACAAGCCTGCTTTGGGCTTTTTCTCTGAGCCCCAAACGCCTAGTGAGTCTGGTGAGAGTGACTTTCTCTCTCACAGTTTAGATGATCAGAAACCACTGGATGATTTATTCTCACAGGATGACCAATCCATATTAGCCAAAGAATCACCTGAACACATGTTATATTCATGCCCAAAAAAGAAGCCcaagaaggaaaaccaggagaACTCAGATTCTGAACTAAATAGCAGTGAGTGTGGAAAACCAATGGTGGACTCAATGGAGATAAAGGAACAAGAATCCAACAGTGACCAAGAGCAGTATGATATGGAGTCATCTGATTACAGCAAAGAGAGCAAAATGGATGCAACTACTCCCACGCAGCCACAGTGTGTGCTTCAGTTTACTGAAGAGAAAGAGGCTTTCATCTCTGAGGAAGAAATAGCAAAATACATGAAGCGTGGCAAGGGAAAGTATTACTGCAAAATTTGTTGCTGTCGTGCAATGAAAAAAGGTGCTGTCTTGCACCATTTAGTTAACAAGCATAATGTTCAAAGCCCATACAAATGTAAAATATGTGGCAAAGCTTTTCTCTTGGAGTCTCTTCTTAAAAATCATGTTGCTGCTCATGGTCAAAGTCTGTTGAAGTGTCCCCGTTGTAATTTTGAATCTAATTTTCCCCGAGGCTTTAAGAAACATTTAACCCATTGCCAAAGCCGTCATAGTGATGATACACCTAAAAAACACTTGGACAGCCTTGAACCACTTGAAGAACaaatttaa